The following proteins are co-located in the Xiphophorus hellerii strain 12219 chromosome 2, Xiphophorus_hellerii-4.1, whole genome shotgun sequence genome:
- the amn1 gene encoding protein AMN1 homolog isoform X1 gives MHSFALVNVPTHQIGQSAQTSQAATHPYQGGVWSANATQQYVTGNGGVQLSHGTNFASQNGANPSRQMSNWQNSDTTYLAAQSKNASHFKHHALFQIILSQQQQQQHRLNKIQNENLSVTNTGISQPAPIQNSHQNGVDHSQHSTAVTNTTYAQQSMSVRCKQTVSFNGVQMNRTTDASHLQQNWTQQAFHPAANGGMTRPTAAPSLPYDQTVNANKTLTAVIHHGQAHVSSNQIHRPNFSQGGDYTSSCGMATSQTFKNNNVATQCTSSTAQTTHPLLMHQINQQPSTQSNPSYNNYRSFRNINLLNERNFLSKQKDPPPPYRSPQYSIVSRMSNQSNQTATVVNSENPSLKASQSLSLQSGQPWPQSVKSRAQQIANASFQQNSIANVVYPRFASGNGGGSGPVVDINETVTKRFPIDSLSNSSQGYERALLQRGERQAAVVSHSNKDVGMPSPFKQNESCSSSMSGHTGIRAVAVVPPLSQEEPNSPASTEPCKFVDDAEKTWISPYAATICETTPESEESNQNQVITNKADSEPESLTQTPESDNHESVVERVSQESVSQTGSGKQTEVATPQSPPVHELSLLPTKSWTAEELTKLIMVMEAEPKQTGTSEVSTVVKIVMMMWGKNILAMLHGYKEALEINFISEKFCNTHIKRNTSILTQVSPDFKDQLKRYKILKEDEVYSEPPYRSLWLNVNDQLDDIDKEFGFPWALKRHLYVDETTIDDVETFENVPDQAASESVNKVLSLTECEEVDMAEENETPQNLTASPQESPGKDSCDLSYLFKIEVLPPEEAKVIFEQVQKDEHSSSNCGEETDASGSEQRVGSEDMDSTISDPKQKKSSDNQLKEICCLARFIEMNSGLGKLSSKCQCRDKQNANDGTIEILKPDPDCLPIGQKVVNHQTDTQNGPDLSINLSQIIDLTDDNDDQLFSFYDKKESDPIFQTCSQSNAVGVSNQEAGELSADFSSPKEMHEFVFEERESELEHVQEKLPSTRAVQSSDPMCGTQLTKLDPSNFIETNELTQWFNQKENCEQAPLTSDDQAESPSENKTQVSDATSQTSLNFVVNKIKTEKRQRNIDQYFRTLKKPKCRLPVASDTDHNSEAQESACEGKTVELVLFGAGQPEMSSPSRKDDVLVSSQIRVSYEKHKPPEVLSVKLDSLGMDSTPADPTRDYSIKQLIYEKWRSSIPTTSGSGFFRHKNKLKRQTSLPAVISRESTKEQAQTISPKLRFSDRTKKFIQSLKKKKKRRALSDHLTREETKRRRYSVTLERPEHQQGGETSDKMPVHDNIVLKFNVLPNTFNLADGSAETEEAAEPVSDKLKPVEEKDAFHKNVAAKPKAGTWYLSEPKQYKPLRVSKRVSKDVSLFHEYQKKYKEKTCTSTDD, from the exons ATGCATTCCTTCGCACTGGTGAATGTGCCGACTCATCAGATTGGACAGTCAGCTCAAACCTCACAAGCTGCTACCCATCCATACCAAGGAGGAGTTTGGTCTGCAAACGCCACACAGCAGTACGTGACGGGGAATGGAGGAGTGCAGCTGTCTCACGGCACTAATTTTGCCTCGCAGAATGGAGCAAACCCTAGCAGACAAATGTCAAATTGGCAGAACTCTGATACTACTTATCTGGCGGCTCAGTCGAAAAATGCTTCACATTTCAAGCACCATGCCCTTTTCCAAATAATTCttagccagcagcagcagcagcagcatagattaaacaaaatacaaaatgagaATCTTTCTGTGACAAACACTGGCATATCTCAGCCAGCCCCAATTCAAAACTCTCATCAAAATGGAGTAGACCACAGTCAACATAGTACTGCTGTCACAAACACCACCTATGCCCAACAAAGCATGTCGGTGCGCTGCAAACAGACAGTTTCCTTTAATGGGGTTCAGATGAACAGGACCACGGATGCTTCACATCTTCAACAAAACTGGACCCAGCAGGCTTTTCATCCAGCTGCAAATGGAGGAATGACCAGACCCACTGCTGCTCCCTCACTTCCGTATGACCAGACGGTCAATGCCAACAAAACACTAACTGCAGTTATTCATCATGGTCAAGCTCATGTGTCTTCGAATCAAATTCACAGACCAAATTTCTCTCAGGGAGGAGACTATACATCAAGCTGTGGAATGGCAACCtctcagacatttaaaaacaataatgttgcTACTCAGTGTACATCCTCAACTGCTCAGACTACACATCCTTTGCTTATGCATCAAATAAATCAGCAACCTTCAACTCAGAGCAATCCTTCGTATAACAACTACAGAAGTTTCAGGAATATAAATTTATTGAATGAAagaaattttctttcaaaacaaaaagatccCCCTCCTCCTTACAGGAGCCCACAATATTCCATTGTGTCCAGAATGTCTAATCAAAGTAACCAAACTGCGACCGTAGTCAATTCTGAAAATCCCAGCTTGAAGGCTAGCCAATCTTTATCCCTCCAGTCTGGACAGCCTTGGCCTCAAAGTGTTAAGTCAAGAGCACAGCAAATTGCAAATGCATCATTTCAGCAAAACTCAATAGCAAATGTTGTCTACCCCCGTTTCGCATCAGGGAATGGGGGTGGAAGTGGTCCGGTAGTTGACATCAATGAAACTGTAACTAAAAGATTTCCCATCGATTCGCTGAGTAATTCTTCACAAGGATATGAGAGAGCGTTATTGCAGAGAGGCGAGCGTCAAGCCGCTGTAGTAAGCCATTCAAATAAGGATGTTGGAATGCCTTCACCattcaaacaaaatgaaagctgTTCCTCCTCCATGTCTGGTCATACCGGCATAAGAGCTGTTGCAGTTGTTCCCCCATTGTCTCAGGAGGAGCCCAATTCTCCTGCCTCTACTGAACCTTGCAAATTTGTGGATGATGCAGAAAAAACGTGGATTTCACCATATGCAGCTACAATTTGTGAGACTACACCTGAAAGCGAGGAATCTAATCAAAACCAAGTGATCACCAACAAAGCAGACTCAGAGCCAGAAAGTTTAACTCAAACACCAGAGAGTGATAATCATGAATCGGTTGTTGAAAGGGTTTCACAAGAGTCAGTAAGTCAAACTGgttctggaaaacaaactgaagtggCTACACCTCAATCACCACCTGTTCATGAACTTTCTCTGCTCCCAACAAAATCTTGGACTGCTGAGGAACTGACCAAATTGATAATGGTGATGGAAGCTGAACCCAAGCAAACGGGCACTTCTGAGGTGTCGACTGTTGTCAAAATAGTTATGATGATGTggggtaaaaatattttagcgATGCTTCATGGCTACAAGGAAGCCTTGgaaatcaattttatttcagaaaaattctGTAACACACACATCAAGCGGAACACTTCTATACTCACACAAGTTAGCCCTGACTTTAAGGACCAACTAAAACGGTACAAAATCCTCAAGGAAGATGAGGTCTACTCAGAACCTCCTTACAGATCTTTGTGGTTGAATGTCAATGATCAGCTTGATGACATAGATAAGGAGTTTGGCTTCCCTTGGGCTTTGAAGCGACATCTTTATGTGGATGAAACCACAATCGACGACGTTGAGACTTTCGAAAACGTTCCTGATCAAGCTGCCAGTGAGTCAGTAAACAAAGTTTTGTCTCTAACAGAGTGTGAAGAAGTTGATATGgctgaagaaaatgaaaccCCCCAGAACCTTACTGCTTCCCCACAGGAGTCGCCAGGGAAAGATTCCTGTGACTTGAGCTACTTGTTTAAAATAGAGGTTTTGCCTCCAGAGGAAGCAAAAGTCATCTTTGAGCAAGTGCAGAAAGACGAGCATTCAAGCTCTAACTGTGGAGAAGAAACTGATGCAAGTGGCTCTGAGCAGAGAGTGGGATCTGAAGATATGGATTCCACAATAAGTGAtcccaaacaaaagaaatcttcaGACAATCAGCTGAAAGAGATTTGCTGCCTTGCAAGATTTATAGAAATGAACTCAGGACTAGGCAAACTCTCCTCCAAATGCCAATGCagagacaaacaaaatgcaaatgatggCACCATTGAGATCCTTAAACCTGATCCTGACTGCTTACCAATCGGCCAGAAGGTTGTTAATCATCAAACTGATACTCAGAATGGCCCTGATCTGTCCATTAACCTTAGTCAGATAATCGATTTGACTGACGACAATGATGaccaacttttttctttctatgatAAAAAAGAATCAGACCCAATTTTCCAGACCTGCAGCCAGTCAAATGCTGTTGGTGTAAGCAACCAGGAGGCTGGGGaactttctgctgatttttcctCTCCAAAAGAGATGCACGAGTTTGTCTTCGAGGAGAGGGAATCTGAGTTGGAGCATGTACAAGAAAAGCTGCCATCAACAAGAGCTGTGCAGTCGAGTGATCCAATGTGTGGTACCCAGCTAACCAAATTAGATCCTTCcaattttattgaaacaaatgAGCTAACTCAGTGGTTTAACcagaaagaaaactgtgaaCAAGCTCCTTTAACATCTGACGACCAGGCTGAATCaccttcagaaaacaaaactcaagtTAGTGACGCCACCAGCCAGACATCCTTAAACTTTGTCGTtaataagataaaaacagagaagagacAAAGGAATATTGACCAATATTTCCGAACTCTAAAGAAACCTAAATGTAGACTGCCTGTTGCCTCAGATACAGATCACAACTCCGAAGCTCAAGAATCGGCCTGTGAAGGAAAAACTGTAGAATTGGTGTTGTTCGGAGCTGGGCAACCAGAGATGAGTTCTCCATCCAGAAAAGATGATGTCCTGGTTTCTTCTCAAATAAGAGTATCTTATGAAAAACACAAGCCTCCTGAAGTCCTGTCTGTGAAATTAGACTCTTTGGGAATGGACTCCACTCCAGCTGATCCCACAAGGGACTACTCGATCAAACAgcttatttatgaaaaatggaGGAGCAGTATTCCAACTACGAGTGGATCAGGTTTTTTTcggcacaaaaacaaactgaaaaggcAAACCAGTTTGCCTGCTGTAATTTCTAGGGAAAGCACAAAAGAGCAGGCACAGACAATTTCCCCTAAACTAAGATTCTCTGATAGAACTAAAAAGTTCATTCAGAgtttaaagaagaagaagaaaaggagggCCCTCTCAGATCACCTTACGCGGGAAGAAACAAAGAGAAGGCGCTACAGTGTCACCCTTGAGCGACCTGAACATCAGCAGGGAGGTGAAACCAGTGACAAGATGCCAGTCCATGACAATATTGTCTTGAAGTTCAATGTGCTGCCAAACACCTTTAACTTGGCAGATGGGTCTGCTGAGACGGAGGAGGCAGCTGAACCTGTTTCAG ataAGTTGAAACCAGTAgaagaaaaagatgcatttcATAAGAACGTTGCAGCAAAACCAAAAG CAGGAACCTGGTATCTAAGCGAACCAAAGCAATACAAGCCACTACGTGTCTCTAAGCGTGTCTCTAAGGATGTCAGCCTCTTCCATGAGTATCAGAAGAAATACAAGGAGAAGACATGCACATCGACAGATGATTGA
- the amn1 gene encoding protein AMN1 homolog isoform X2 gives MHSFALVNVPTHQIGQSAQTSQAATHPYQGGVWSANATQQYVTGNGGVQLSHGTNFASQNGANPSRQMSNWQNSDTTYLAAQSKNASHFKHHALFQIILSQQQQQQHRLNKIQNENLSVTNTGISQPAPIQNSHQNGVDHSQHSTAVTNTTYAQQSMSVRCKQTVSFNGVQMNRTTDASHLQQNWTQQAFHPAANGGMTRPTAAPSLPYDQTVNANKTLTAVIHHGQAHVSSNQIHRPNFSQGGDYTSSCGMATSQTFKNNNVATQCTSSTAQTTHPLLMHQINQQPSTQSNPSYNNYRSFRNINLLNERNFLSKQKDPPPPYRSPQYSIVSRMSNQSNQTATVVNSENPSLKASQSLSLQSGQPWPQSVKSRAQQIANASFQQNSIANVVYPRFASGNGGGSGPVVDINETVTKRFPIDSLSNSSQGYERALLQRGERQAAVVSHSNKDVGMPSPFKQNESCSSSMSGHTGIRAVAVVPPLSQEEPNSPASTEPCKFVDDAEKTWISPYAATICETTPESEESNQNQVITNKADSEPESLTQTPESDNHESVVERVSQESVSQTGSGKQTEVATPQSPPVHELSLLPTKSWTAEELTKLIMVMEAEPKQTGTSEVSTVVKIVMMMWGKNILAMLHGYKEALEINFISEKFCNTHIKRNTSILTQVSPDFKDQLKRYKILKEDEVYSEPPYRSLWLNVNDQLDDIDKEFGFPWALKRHLYVDETTIDDVETFENVPDQAASESVNKVLSLTECEEVDMAEENETPQNLTASPQESPGKDSCDLSYLFKIEVLPPEEAKVIFEQVQKDEHSSSNCGEETDASGSEQRVGSEDMDSTISDPKQKKSSDNQLKEICCLARFIEMNSGLGKLSSKCQCRDKQNANDGTIEILKPDPDCLPIGQKVVNHQTDTQNGPDLSINLSQIIDLTDDNDDQLFSFYDKKESDPIFQTCSQSNAVGVSNQEAGELSADFSSPKEMHEFVFEERESELEHVQEKLPSTRAVQSSDPMCGTQLTKLDPSNFIETNELTQWFNQKENCEQAPLTSDDQAESPSENKTQVSDATSQTSLNFVVNKIKTEKRQRNIDQYFRTLKKPKCRLPVASDTDHNSEAQESACEGKTVELVLFGAGQPEMSSPSRKDDVLVSSQIRVSYEKHKPPEVLSVKLDSLGMDSTPADPTRDYSIKQLIYEKWRSSIPTTSGSGFFRHKNKLKRQTSLPAVISRESTKEQAQTISPKLRFSDRTKKFIQSLKKKKKRRALSDHLTREETKRRRYSVTLERPEHQQGGETSDKMPVHDNIVLKFNVLPNTFNLADGSAETEEAAEPVSDKLKPVEEKDAFHKNVAAKPKGTWYLSEPKQYKPLRVSKRVSKDVSLFHEYQKKYKEKTCTSTDD, from the exons ATGCATTCCTTCGCACTGGTGAATGTGCCGACTCATCAGATTGGACAGTCAGCTCAAACCTCACAAGCTGCTACCCATCCATACCAAGGAGGAGTTTGGTCTGCAAACGCCACACAGCAGTACGTGACGGGGAATGGAGGAGTGCAGCTGTCTCACGGCACTAATTTTGCCTCGCAGAATGGAGCAAACCCTAGCAGACAAATGTCAAATTGGCAGAACTCTGATACTACTTATCTGGCGGCTCAGTCGAAAAATGCTTCACATTTCAAGCACCATGCCCTTTTCCAAATAATTCttagccagcagcagcagcagcagcatagattaaacaaaatacaaaatgagaATCTTTCTGTGACAAACACTGGCATATCTCAGCCAGCCCCAATTCAAAACTCTCATCAAAATGGAGTAGACCACAGTCAACATAGTACTGCTGTCACAAACACCACCTATGCCCAACAAAGCATGTCGGTGCGCTGCAAACAGACAGTTTCCTTTAATGGGGTTCAGATGAACAGGACCACGGATGCTTCACATCTTCAACAAAACTGGACCCAGCAGGCTTTTCATCCAGCTGCAAATGGAGGAATGACCAGACCCACTGCTGCTCCCTCACTTCCGTATGACCAGACGGTCAATGCCAACAAAACACTAACTGCAGTTATTCATCATGGTCAAGCTCATGTGTCTTCGAATCAAATTCACAGACCAAATTTCTCTCAGGGAGGAGACTATACATCAAGCTGTGGAATGGCAACCtctcagacatttaaaaacaataatgttgcTACTCAGTGTACATCCTCAACTGCTCAGACTACACATCCTTTGCTTATGCATCAAATAAATCAGCAACCTTCAACTCAGAGCAATCCTTCGTATAACAACTACAGAAGTTTCAGGAATATAAATTTATTGAATGAAagaaattttctttcaaaacaaaaagatccCCCTCCTCCTTACAGGAGCCCACAATATTCCATTGTGTCCAGAATGTCTAATCAAAGTAACCAAACTGCGACCGTAGTCAATTCTGAAAATCCCAGCTTGAAGGCTAGCCAATCTTTATCCCTCCAGTCTGGACAGCCTTGGCCTCAAAGTGTTAAGTCAAGAGCACAGCAAATTGCAAATGCATCATTTCAGCAAAACTCAATAGCAAATGTTGTCTACCCCCGTTTCGCATCAGGGAATGGGGGTGGAAGTGGTCCGGTAGTTGACATCAATGAAACTGTAACTAAAAGATTTCCCATCGATTCGCTGAGTAATTCTTCACAAGGATATGAGAGAGCGTTATTGCAGAGAGGCGAGCGTCAAGCCGCTGTAGTAAGCCATTCAAATAAGGATGTTGGAATGCCTTCACCattcaaacaaaatgaaagctgTTCCTCCTCCATGTCTGGTCATACCGGCATAAGAGCTGTTGCAGTTGTTCCCCCATTGTCTCAGGAGGAGCCCAATTCTCCTGCCTCTACTGAACCTTGCAAATTTGTGGATGATGCAGAAAAAACGTGGATTTCACCATATGCAGCTACAATTTGTGAGACTACACCTGAAAGCGAGGAATCTAATCAAAACCAAGTGATCACCAACAAAGCAGACTCAGAGCCAGAAAGTTTAACTCAAACACCAGAGAGTGATAATCATGAATCGGTTGTTGAAAGGGTTTCACAAGAGTCAGTAAGTCAAACTGgttctggaaaacaaactgaagtggCTACACCTCAATCACCACCTGTTCATGAACTTTCTCTGCTCCCAACAAAATCTTGGACTGCTGAGGAACTGACCAAATTGATAATGGTGATGGAAGCTGAACCCAAGCAAACGGGCACTTCTGAGGTGTCGACTGTTGTCAAAATAGTTATGATGATGTggggtaaaaatattttagcgATGCTTCATGGCTACAAGGAAGCCTTGgaaatcaattttatttcagaaaaattctGTAACACACACATCAAGCGGAACACTTCTATACTCACACAAGTTAGCCCTGACTTTAAGGACCAACTAAAACGGTACAAAATCCTCAAGGAAGATGAGGTCTACTCAGAACCTCCTTACAGATCTTTGTGGTTGAATGTCAATGATCAGCTTGATGACATAGATAAGGAGTTTGGCTTCCCTTGGGCTTTGAAGCGACATCTTTATGTGGATGAAACCACAATCGACGACGTTGAGACTTTCGAAAACGTTCCTGATCAAGCTGCCAGTGAGTCAGTAAACAAAGTTTTGTCTCTAACAGAGTGTGAAGAAGTTGATATGgctgaagaaaatgaaaccCCCCAGAACCTTACTGCTTCCCCACAGGAGTCGCCAGGGAAAGATTCCTGTGACTTGAGCTACTTGTTTAAAATAGAGGTTTTGCCTCCAGAGGAAGCAAAAGTCATCTTTGAGCAAGTGCAGAAAGACGAGCATTCAAGCTCTAACTGTGGAGAAGAAACTGATGCAAGTGGCTCTGAGCAGAGAGTGGGATCTGAAGATATGGATTCCACAATAAGTGAtcccaaacaaaagaaatcttcaGACAATCAGCTGAAAGAGATTTGCTGCCTTGCAAGATTTATAGAAATGAACTCAGGACTAGGCAAACTCTCCTCCAAATGCCAATGCagagacaaacaaaatgcaaatgatggCACCATTGAGATCCTTAAACCTGATCCTGACTGCTTACCAATCGGCCAGAAGGTTGTTAATCATCAAACTGATACTCAGAATGGCCCTGATCTGTCCATTAACCTTAGTCAGATAATCGATTTGACTGACGACAATGATGaccaacttttttctttctatgatAAAAAAGAATCAGACCCAATTTTCCAGACCTGCAGCCAGTCAAATGCTGTTGGTGTAAGCAACCAGGAGGCTGGGGaactttctgctgatttttcctCTCCAAAAGAGATGCACGAGTTTGTCTTCGAGGAGAGGGAATCTGAGTTGGAGCATGTACAAGAAAAGCTGCCATCAACAAGAGCTGTGCAGTCGAGTGATCCAATGTGTGGTACCCAGCTAACCAAATTAGATCCTTCcaattttattgaaacaaatgAGCTAACTCAGTGGTTTAACcagaaagaaaactgtgaaCAAGCTCCTTTAACATCTGACGACCAGGCTGAATCaccttcagaaaacaaaactcaagtTAGTGACGCCACCAGCCAGACATCCTTAAACTTTGTCGTtaataagataaaaacagagaagagacAAAGGAATATTGACCAATATTTCCGAACTCTAAAGAAACCTAAATGTAGACTGCCTGTTGCCTCAGATACAGATCACAACTCCGAAGCTCAAGAATCGGCCTGTGAAGGAAAAACTGTAGAATTGGTGTTGTTCGGAGCTGGGCAACCAGAGATGAGTTCTCCATCCAGAAAAGATGATGTCCTGGTTTCTTCTCAAATAAGAGTATCTTATGAAAAACACAAGCCTCCTGAAGTCCTGTCTGTGAAATTAGACTCTTTGGGAATGGACTCCACTCCAGCTGATCCCACAAGGGACTACTCGATCAAACAgcttatttatgaaaaatggaGGAGCAGTATTCCAACTACGAGTGGATCAGGTTTTTTTcggcacaaaaacaaactgaaaaggcAAACCAGTTTGCCTGCTGTAATTTCTAGGGAAAGCACAAAAGAGCAGGCACAGACAATTTCCCCTAAACTAAGATTCTCTGATAGAACTAAAAAGTTCATTCAGAgtttaaagaagaagaagaaaaggagggCCCTCTCAGATCACCTTACGCGGGAAGAAACAAAGAGAAGGCGCTACAGTGTCACCCTTGAGCGACCTGAACATCAGCAGGGAGGTGAAACCAGTGACAAGATGCCAGTCCATGACAATATTGTCTTGAAGTTCAATGTGCTGCCAAACACCTTTAACTTGGCAGATGGGTCTGCTGAGACGGAGGAGGCAGCTGAACCTGTTTCAG ataAGTTGAAACCAGTAgaagaaaaagatgcatttcATAAGAACGTTGCAGCAAAACCAAAAG GAACCTGGTATCTAAGCGAACCAAAGCAATACAAGCCACTACGTGTCTCTAAGCGTGTCTCTAAGGATGTCAGCCTCTTCCATGAGTATCAGAAGAAATACAAGGAGAAGACATGCACATCGACAGATGATTGA